The Branchiostoma floridae strain S238N-H82 chromosome 8, Bfl_VNyyK, whole genome shotgun sequence genome has a segment encoding these proteins:
- the LOC118420536 gene encoding zinc finger protein 716-like — translation MTGRDTCVLTRARDRLVARIATSSLVICMGNLKKHMRTHDHTSEKPYRCDECSKQFFELASLEKHMRTHTGEKPYRCEECGRQFSQLCNLKKHIKTHTGEKPYICEECGRQFSVLETLKSHMRTHTGEKPYRCDECSKQFSQHSTLKRHMRCHTGEKPYRCEECSKQFCELGHLKRHIRTHTGEKPYRCEGCGRPFSRLGNLKRHMRTHTGENPYRC, via the coding sequence ATGACTGGAAGagacacatgcgtactcacacggGCGAGAGACCGTTTGGTTGCGAGGATTGCGACAAGCAGTTTAGTGATCTGCatgggtaatctgaagaagcATATGCGGACTCATGATCACACTAGTGAAAAGCCCTATAGGTgtgatgaatgcagcaaacagtttttCGAGCTGGCTTCCCTGGAGaagcatatgcggactcacacaggagagaaaccatacagatgtgaggagtgcggcagacagttcagtcagctgtgtAATCTGAAGAAGCATATAAagactcatactggtgaaaagcctTACAtttgtgaggagtgcggcaggcagttcagtgtaCTGGAGactctgaagagtcacatgcggactcataccggGGAGAAGCCATATAGGTgcgatgaatgcagcaaacagttcagtcagcatAGTACCCTGAAGAGGCATATGAGGTGccacactggtgaaaagccttacagatgtgaggaatgcagcaagcagttctgtgagctgggtcatctgaagaggcatatacggactcacacaggggagaaaccttacagatgtgaggggTGCGGCAGACCGTTCAGTAGAttgggtaatctgaagaggcatatgaggactcacaccggtgagaaccCCTACCGGTGTTAA
- the LOC118420513 gene encoding zinc finger protein 239-like, translated as MATPAVSHRKQEEPLPRTHKCGQCGKEFHKLNDLKRHVRTHTGERPFRCEGCSRRFSVLGNLKRHMRTHTGERPYKCDKCSKRFSEQGHLKRHRQTHTGDKPYKCEECGRQFSQFDHMKSHMRTHTGEKRYRCEECSKQFSRLGNLKRHMRTHTSQKPYRCDECSRQFSQQGNLKKHKMTHTGEKPYKCEECGRQFSQLDKLKTHMQTHTGEKPYKCEECSKQFSVLGSLKIHMRIHTGEKPYKCEKCSRHFSVLSNLKTHIKTHTGEKPYRCKECSRQFSRLGQLKSHMRTHTGEALPV; from the coding sequence ATGGCGACCCCGGCTGTATCTCATCGGAAACAAGAAGAGCCTCTTCCACGCACACACAAGTGTGGCCAGTGCGGTAAGGAGTTTCACAAACTGAATGACTTGAAGAGACACGTGCGTACTCACACTGGCGAGAGACCATTTAGATGTGAGGGGTGTAGCAGGCGGTTTAGTgtgctgggtaatctgaagagacatatgagaacccacactggagagaGACCGTATAAGTGTGATAAGTGTAGCAAACGGTTTAGTGAGCAGGGGCATTTAAAGAGGCACAGGCAGACTCACACCGGTGataaaccttacaaatgtgaagaGTGCGGCAGACAGTTTAGTCAGTTTGACCATATGAAGAgtcatatgaggactcataccggtgagaagcgTTACAGGTGCGAAGaatgtagcaaacagttcagtcggcttggtaatctgaagagacacatgcgaaCTCATACCAGTCAGAAGCCCTATAGGTGCGATGAATGCAGCAGACAGTTTAGTCAGCAGGGTAATCTGAAGAAGCATAAAatgactcacacaggtgagaagccttacaaatgtgaggagtgcggcagacagttcagtcagctggacAAACTGAAaacacacatgcagactcatACCGGGGAGAAACCATATAAGTGTgaagaatgcagcaaacagttcagtgtcCTCGGTTCTCTGAAAATTCACATGCGGattcacacaggtgagaaaccttacaaatgtgagaagtgcagcagaCATTTTAGTgtgctgagtaatctgaagacaCATATAAAAAcccacaccggtgaaaaaccttacagatgtaaggagtgcagcagacagttcagcaGGTTGGGTCAACTGAAGAgccatatgcggactcacactggtgaagcCCTACCGGTGTAA